In Candidatus Limnocylindria bacterium, the genomic window ACATCGACCCAGCGCTCGCGGCGTGCGATGCGGCGGACCAGCGGGCCTTCGACCGCGTGTTCGCGGCCGCGACGGACAAGGCGAACGCGCTGCACGTGAAGTGGGCGAAGCCCTACATCCGCTGGACGCTGCCGGAGGAGCCGCCGAAGGACCTCGACCTCGGACTGGGCTAGCCGTTCGCCCGGCGCCGCTCTCTTAGGCTGCGTCACGCGATGCTCGGCGACTGGCTCATCTTCTTTCTCGCGCTGCTCCTCGTTCCGGTGCTGCTGCTCGAGGAGACCAGCAGCGATCCTGCCGTCGTCGATGCGGCGACGGTCGCGAACGCGGTGATCTGGATCCTGTTCGCCGTCGACTATGCGATCGATCTGTGGCGCGCGCCCGATCGTGGCGCGCACGTTCGATCGAACTGGTTCGATCTCGCCCTCATCGTCGTTTCGCCGCCGCTTCTCGTGCCACCGGAGGCGCAGGCGCTGCGCGTGCTGCGCGCGGCGCGGCTGCTTCGCGTGTTCGCGGCGGTCGGCGTCATGTACGAGCGACTCGGTCGCCCGCTCACGCGGAACGCGGCACTCGTGATCGTCGGAGTGTTGTTCGCGGTCATCCTCGCCGGCGGCCTGCTGGTCCAGTGGGTCGAGCCCGTGGCGTTCCCGAACGTGTTGACCGGCTACGCCTGGGCGATCGCGACGCTCGTGACCGCGGGACACGCGCCGCCGGAGCCCATCACGGTCGCTGGTCGAGCGATCTCATCGACGATCGTCGTGATGGGTCTCGGAAGCTTCGTCGCGCTCGCTGCGAGTCTCGCCGGGAGACGGTAGACCGCGTTCCTAGACTCTCGGCATGCCAGAGGAGCGCAAGCTTGCCACGCTGCTCTTCGCGGACATCGTCGGCTCCGCAGCGCTGGGCGGCGCGGAGGATCCCGAGCTCGTGCGGCGCACCTTCGCGCGCGTTTTCGCCGAGATGCGGCAGCTCCTCACCTTACACGGGGGCACCGTCGAGAAGTTCGTCGGTGATGCCGTCATGGCCGTGTTCGGCGTCCCTGTCGTGCATGACGACGACGCCGACCGCGCCGTCCGCGCGGCGTTCGCGCTCCGTGAACGGGTCGCGTCGCTCGCGCCGAGTCTCCCGTTCGCGGTCAGCCTGAGGATCGGGATCAACAGCGGACAGGTCGTTGCCGGGAGCGAGGGCGCCGACACGCTGGTGACCGGACCACCGGTGAACGCCGCGGCTCGCCTTCAACAGCACGCGTCTCCGGACGAGATCGTCGTCGGTGCTCTCACGCGATCGCTCACCGCGAGCACGGTGCGATATGGCGAGGCGCGGAGAGTCGAGGCCAAGAACATGGGCGAGCTCGAGCTGTTCCCTGCGCTGGCACTCGAGAGCGCACTGCCGGACCAGCGACGAGGACTCGGCCAGCTCCGCGCGCCGCTCATCGGACGCGACGCCGAGTTGAGGCTGCTGCGCGAATCGCAGCTCAAGACCAGCGAGGAACGAAGCGGGAATCTCGTCACCGTCTACGGACAGGCCGGCGTCGGCAAGTCGCGGCTCGTGGCTGAGCTCGTCGAGATCATCGGACGCGAGCGCGTCCTCCGTGGCCGCTGTCTGCCCTACGGCGCGGGGATCACGTACTGGCCGGTGCAGGAGATGCTGCGCGCCGACCTGAACATCACTACCGACGATTCGCACGACAACGCCACGCGCAAGCTACGCGGCGGAGTGCTCGCCGCCTTCGGAGGGGCGAACGAGGACGCCGACGCGGTCGCCCGCCGAGTGGCGGTCATCGCAGGTCTTGAGCGCGCGGAAGACGCACTGCCCGGTACCTCTGGCGCCGACCTCGGACAGGAGCTGCGCTGGGGCGTGCGTCGCTACTTCGAGCAACGCGCTACGGAATATCCACTGACGCTCATCTTCGATGACATCCACTGGGCGGAGGATCCGATGCTGGAAACGATCGAGCATCTGGCGGAGTGGTCACGGGCACCACTCTTCATCCTCTGCCTGGCGCGACCCGACCTCCGAGACCGGCGCCCTTCATGGGGTGGCGGGCTCATGAACGCGGCAGCCGTACGGCTCGAGCCGCTCAGCGTCGAGGACACTCGCCGGCTCATCGCCGCGCTGCTCGACATTGACGAACTTCCCGAATCGCTCCGGGACAGGATCGCGGAGCGCGCACAGGGCAATCCGCTGTTCGTGGAAGAGCTGCTGCGGATGCTCATCGGCGCGGGTCACATCGAGCGCCGCGATGGGCGGTGGATCGCGACGAAGAGCATCGGCGATGTGGCCGTTCCCGCATCGCTGCAGGGCCTGCTGACGGCGCGACTGGATCAGCTGCCGCCCGAGGTGAAGCGCGCACTGCAGCGCGCGTCCGTCGTGGGAAAGGTGTTCTACCCGGATGCGCTCGCCGCGCTCGGCCACGTCGAGGGGAGTGTCGACGATCTCCTGGTGGCGGCCGCGAGGCGTGACTTCGTCATCGAGCGGAACGAGCGCGGACCAGGCGGGGGCCGGGCCTGGCAGTTCAAGCACATC contains:
- a CDS encoding ion transporter codes for the protein MLGDWLIFFLALLLVPVLLLEETSSDPAVVDAATVANAVIWILFAVDYAIDLWRAPDRGAHVRSNWFDLALIVVSPPLLVPPEAQALRVLRAARLLRVFAAVGVMYERLGRPLTRNAALVIVGVLFAVILAGGLLVQWVEPVAFPNVLTGYAWAIATLVTAGHAPPEPITVAGRAISSTIVVMGLGSFVALAASLAGRR
- a CDS encoding adenylate/guanylate cyclase domain-containing protein, which produces MPEERKLATLLFADIVGSAALGGAEDPELVRRTFARVFAEMRQLLTLHGGTVEKFVGDAVMAVFGVPVVHDDDADRAVRAAFALRERVASLAPSLPFAVSLRIGINSGQVVAGSEGADTLVTGPPVNAAARLQQHASPDEIVVGALTRSLTASTVRYGEARRVEAKNMGELELFPALALESALPDQRRGLGQLRAPLIGRDAELRLLRESQLKTSEERSGNLVTVYGQAGVGKSRLVAELVEIIGRERVLRGRCLPYGAGITYWPVQEMLRADLNITTDDSHDNATRKLRGGVLAAFGGANEDADAVARRVAVIAGLERAEDALPGTSGADLGQELRWGVRRYFEQRATEYPLTLIFDDIHWAEDPMLETIEHLAEWSRAPLFILCLARPDLRDRRPSWGGGLMNAAAVRLEPLSVEDTRRLIAALLDIDELPESLRDRIAERAQGNPLFVEELLRMLIGAGHIERRDGRWIATKSIGDVAVPASLQGLLTARLDQLPPEVKRALQRASVVGKVFYPDALAALGHVEGSVDDLLVAAARRDFVIERNERGPGGGRAWQFKHILIRDVAYDSVPKEERSHLHDAVGRWLESVAQLRRDEYAEIVAYHADQAYALATELRDAGAQALGNRALALVLGAARRARRAGEQQAALTLYARAAAIAEAIGAELAVRVEATAFAALMRADLEGVGAAGRDLEQALALARRTGPSEALVSLLEFQVRELNAGPTVAEEGVAAARAVADHDLVVYALLVAAWPPWYVGDMAGCAGALREARAYAIEHDARRHWRFLLNREGHVARQSGDFMSFVTVTNELLAAAASSESKIERAIGPAQVRWNMADVAADYEAALEAANAWLRVVPELGLPGVGALSRGAEALAGLGRSEEAIQHFREALRRDELRGTPAAFTGERRQALARAQLAAGRIDEARESAERAYHEIDDDDAFSRSTTAVALAVVRDAQGEIEEADRLFRLAIDAAKGYQWLGVLARVDYSRFLIGQRRAAEARAQLEIARDFYTHPFVARRRKIVDELLRRCDEVRAT